The genomic DNA TTGGGTTTCAAACCCGAAAGTTCGTCTGTCTTTACGATATTGCTCGTACCGCAAAAAGGACAGGTTTTGGCGATCTCGTTGATATCGAGCACTTCTCTCGCCCCGCAGTTTTCACAGCGAAAAACGTGCGTTTCGCGCCCCCACGTATTGTTTTCGGCGAGCAAACGCTCGAAATCCTGCTCTTCGCTGCTCTTGGCGTCGATGTCCCTGACCGTGCCGCAGTGGATACAGTGCAGTTTCTTTTTCTCGGAATCGTAAACCATATTGGCGCCGCAGGAGGGGCACTTCGTCACGGCAGTTTCGTTTTCCACCTCACCGTTTTCGGTCCTGTTTTCCGCCCTTGCGGGCGCCGCGGCCGCGAATTCTTCGCCGAACAAATCAAGATTATCTCTGCGCATATGATCCTACCTTCGTTTTGTTTGCAATTATTATATGCTTTTTTGTTAAGATTGTCAAGATTTCCGAAAAATACGAAAAAGCGGAAACCGCGCTTTCGCGGTTTCCGCTTACGATCATCTCTGATATTTCGCCTTCTCTTCGCGGAAGGACAGCGTTTGGCGCAATTTTTCCTCGCCCCGTTTTTCGAGATCCTGCGCCTCTTCCTCGGTGATCTCTCCCGCATCCGACAAAGACCGCACGTAAGTTTTTTGGGCGCATTCTCCCAACCTGTTCTTCCTGTCGCCGCGGATCTTCGCGATCAGATAAAGGAAAAAATAAGAAAAATCTTTGAAAAGCGAACGGGAAGACACGTATTCGGCGTCCTCTTCGAACATATCCGCATAAGTGAGCGCCTCGCCGCCGTACTTTTCGAGCGAACTTAAAAGCCCAGCCCGCACGGCAAACCGCACGCGCGCCTCGCCTTTCACGGCAAGGCTGTCTGCGGCGCGCATCGGCACGGGGCCGATAAAACTGAGCCTGCCGCAAAAAATATCCGCAAGATAGGGATAATAGGCGATCTTACAGGCGCGCATGGCCTTTCCGAGATTCGTTACGTTGCCGTCGGCATCTTCGCAGACGAATTCCGTTTTATACGAAAACTTTTCCTTTTTGCCGATAAAATACTTTTTCACGAAAAGAGAAGGATACGCTTTTGTCTTTTTGTTATAGACGAACTGAACGATCCAGAACACAAAAAAGAAAGGAAACAGCACGGCGAGACCCAAAAAGGAAAACAGGATATCTAAGATACGTTTGCAACACCATTTATAATTGAGCGCCAGTATAAGCACCAGCACGGCGATATCGATGATAATAAACAGAGCAAGTCCCCAAGGCTGGCTTAAAAAAGGCGCAGAGGAATCGCTTAACAAATTGGACATAAAATTGTGCCTCTCAACAAATTCGATATTTCATTGTAGCATAACGCGCGCCGTTTTACAAGCGTTTTATTAAGATTTAGCGATTCTTCTGACGGCAACTATCGCCGTGCCGATCGCAAAACTAACCAGAATGCAGAGCAGTGCTATGACGATGAAACTCAACAAACCGATATGCGGGAATAAATTAGCGTTTAATTGCAGATCTTTCAGGATAATATGTATCGGAGTTTGAACAAGATAAACATAAAATACCGATCTTCCCAATAAATAGACGAAACGCGAGCCCTTGACTTCGATCCCCAAAAACACGAGAAATAACCCTGCCGCAGACAGAATAGAAGTATGGCAATTTAAATGATACCAATTTTCCGTAAAACCATGAAAAACATGCTTCTCCAGCAAAATATATAGGGCGGCAAGAATTACGCCGAAAAAATAAAGAACCAATCCCGATTTGAGACAGAAACGTTTGGAAAGTTTTCCCTTATCGTACAATAGTTTTAATTCAAACCCCAATAAGAGAAACAATTGATACGCTCCTATCAATGAAAAAGTGCGTATCGGGAAATCAAGATGCGCGATACGGGTAAAATCTTCCAATAAAATTCTCATGAAACAAAAAACCATGAGAAGTCGGCGCGCCGCGTTGGAAATTTTCTCATCTTTGCACAAAAGATAGTAGACGGGATAAAACACGATCATCTCGGTGTATGCCAAGATGAACCACAGATAGCCGTATTCTCCGCTGAATTTCCAAGAAAGTAAATTTTTACCCAGCGCAAAAAATTCAGTGCGCAAAGAATCGAAAAACGCTCCTTTACCCTGAACACACCCGCGCACCGTCTTATATGTAAGCAATACGATTAAAACGCAAAGCGCGGGGAGCAAGATTTCAAACAACAGTTTTTTTAACCGCTGTTTATAATTGAAATGGCCCTGAAAGAGATAAAACCCCGTAATTATGAAGAATGTACCCACAGCGCAGACGTTGAGCAAATTCACATAACGGGCAAATATACCAGCGGTGCCGGGCGCATGATAAAATTGGTTAAACGTATGGTTGAAAACGACCATAACAATGCAAACG from Candidatus Borkfalkia ceftriaxoniphila includes the following:
- a CDS encoding acyltransferase family protein; translated protein: MCESIVEKNSEINVNSDTAHSEKPKRNAAIEICRIVCIVMVVFNHTFNQFYHAPGTAGIFARYVNLLNVCAVGTFFIITGFYLFQGHFNYKQRLKKLLFEILLPALCVLIVLLTYKTVRGCVQGKGAFFDSLRTEFFALGKNLLSWKFSGEYGYLWFILAYTEMIVFYPVYYLLCKDEKISNAARRLLMVFCFMRILLEDFTRIAHLDFPIRTFSLIGAYQLFLLLGFELKLLYDKGKLSKRFCLKSGLVLYFFGVILAALYILLEKHVFHGFTENWYHLNCHTSILSAAGLFLVFLGIEVKGSRFVYLLGRSVFYVYLVQTPIHIILKDLQLNANLFPHIGLLSFIVIALLCILVSFAIGTAIVAVRRIAKS
- a CDS encoding sugar transferase → MSNLLSDSSAPFLSQPWGLALFIIIDIAVLVLILALNYKWCCKRILDILFSFLGLAVLFPFFFVFWIVQFVYNKKTKAYPSLFVKKYFIGKKEKFSYKTEFVCEDADGNVTNLGKAMRACKIAYYPYLADIFCGRLSFIGPVPMRAADSLAVKGEARVRFAVRAGLLSSLEKYGGEALTYADMFEEDAEYVSSRSLFKDFSYFFLYLIAKIRGDRKNRLGECAQKTYVRSLSDAGEITEEEAQDLEKRGEEKLRQTLSFREEKAKYQR